The region TTCGTTTCGCCGCCGGTCTGCAGTCCCGGCAGCGGGAGGAGGCCTCGTCAACGGCGGTTGCGGCCCGACGCACTGGAGCGAATAGCAGTGAGGGGCCGCGACGACAGCCGCGAGCTGTCGCGTCCGCCCGCGCCTGCGGGCCGCGGCCGCCGGAGGGGACAGTGGATGGCCGACGACGACCAAGGACGCTGAAGACGAGTCTCTCTTCGGCGGAGAGGAGCGGGGCGGCATCAGCCAGCCGGCCCGCCGACGACCGGCCGGCGCCCCGAACTCCCGGGTTTTCCTCGCCCGCTGTTGCGCGGGATGCGGCGCTGGTTCCATATTCTCGGAGTGTTGACATATGAGGCAACACCCTGACCCGCCCGTATTCCCGGTGACGGGCAAGTATCGGAGGTTCCTGCCCATCGACGAGCGGGTCGTGGACGACCTCGACGCCTTCATGCGGAACAACAAGGAGTACGGCCGGCTCAAGGCCATTCTCGAAGCGATCTGCAACTCGGAGAAGGCATGCCACCCCAAGCTCTCGAAGATGGTCGGCCCCGGTCTCTGGGAGCTTGGAGACTTCGGGCAGGCCGGACTGCTTAAGGGCCAGGGACGCCTTTATCTGTATCGAGCGCCGCTGGACGGATTCGACACCTTTCTGATCTGCGCGTTCCGACGGAAGAAGAAGCAGAAGGTCGAGAAGGGAATCGAGCAACAAGTGACGAGCGCTGCGCTGGCCTTCATGGATCGGAGGAGGACTCGCCGATGATGTTCCGGATGAGCTCTGACGTCGCCCGCGCGAGGAAGGAGCGCGTGGACTACGAGGCGGAGTACCTCGGCCAGCTGATCATCTGCCAGTTGGAGCGGCTCATGCAGGAGTCCGAGGTCTCGAAGGCCGAGCTCGCGCGCCGCTTGGGTTGCAATCGCTCGAAGGTGACCCGGATGTTCTCGGTCGGCGCGAACCTGACGCTGCGCTCCGTCGCCGCGGTGCTCGTGGCGCTGGACTCGCGGCTCTCGGTCACTGTTGACGAGCGAACCGCCAACGACGAACCCGTGCTTCTCGGCTTCGACGGCGCGCGGCCTTCCGGCGAGACACGCGGGCACCGAAGCGCGCGGTGACCATGGCCTGATCCCCGAAAAGTGGTCCGGGCTGACCGAGAGTCCTCGGGGCGATAATTCGCCCGCGAAAGGACGCTCATGAAGAAGAGCCGGTTCGGCGTGGAGCGGATAGTCGGCATCCTG is a window of bacterium DNA encoding:
- a CDS encoding helix-turn-helix transcriptional regulator; this translates as MSSDVARARKERVDYEAEYLGQLIICQLERLMQESEVSKAELARRLGCNRSKVTRMFSVGANLTLRSVAAVLVALDSRLSVTVDERTANDEPVLLGFDGARPSGETRGHRSAR